DNA sequence from the Malus sylvestris chromosome 10, drMalSylv7.2, whole genome shotgun sequence genome:
TCCCCTTCAACGCCCCTCTGGACGTAAGCTTCGTGCTTTGACATGGCTTCCGTTTGAACCTACTGACTTGCAGTGATGTTCTTTGTTATTTGGTTGCTTCCTTTTGAATCTGCCGACTTGCAATGATATCTTCCGTGTTATTTgctctaaattattttttacgTGACATAGGAATTGTTTTTAACTTTCGTACATATCAATGTTTGATTGACTTTGGACATTATTGCAatagtgaaaaataaaagtaaatatTTTTAACCGCTAAAGCTACAAGCCTCTTGCTAGTGTAGAACATAAAACcccataatttaaaaaatgcaACAATTGAATTTGAAACCAGATGGACCAAAGTGAAACGTTGTCCGAAATAAGGAACAAAATCACAGTTTGGCCTTGGTTGATCGAGTACACCGACATGTCGTTTTCTAGGTTTATAAGTACCCTCCAAAAACAGAACTCTCACTCAAAAAAGGGGGAAACTTTGGATGGGGGGACTGAGAACTGCAAACCCTTAAGCAGACCAAGAGACGAGGAGACGAGAAGACGAAGAGTTGTGCGACAGCGTTTTCTGGGTCAGTTTCCTTCTTCCTTACCATTTCATGCATTTCTGATTTCTGCCGATGAATGTTGCTCGCTTTCTTATTCCAAAAGAACAATACTTAGCTACTAAAAAATGGGTAGAGACTCATACtcaaaatttttcaaaattatttgttGTCAATTTATAGATTTATAATTAGAATTgttatattataaatcaccatataatcaattaaaactaaagtctTCTTGTCATTAAactgtttaaaaacaaatgaacggtaTTGGTAAAAACATTACGCGTCTATGTATTACAATAAATTAACTAAACaaccttaattttaatttatttttttgcaaaatGATCTTTACAATATGATTTATAGTATAAATAGTTCTGATCATAAGCATAAAGCTCTAtgattaaaatactaaaaattttgagtagaagtTCCTTCTTATATTTTTAGTAGCCTTCGTTCCAAAATAATGTCTTGGGATTTTCTGTTTTTGCCAATTTTTCTTCGCTGTTGAAGAaagtttgtacttttttttttgtgtgcgaATATTTTGAGGGTTTCTGGAATTGGTTTTTCGATGTGGGTTCGCATTGTTCTGCATCAAAAGCCGGTCGAAATGGAAATTTAAGTCGGGTTTTATTTGTGTATTTGTCCTAGGGAAAGATCAATCGATTCATGTTTGGAAATTTGTAGAATATTTGCTTTCACTCTCATGTGATGCGTGTTACATTTCATAGTAATGGCCTTTTCTTTAGTTTGATTATATCCGGGCTAGAAAAACTTGAAACTTTTGTATTTGCTATTTGTGTGATCACTGCGAAATGCTAATAATCAATGTAAGCGATTATGTTCTTGCCATCGATATATGAACAATTTTGATATGGTTCTTGTATTTCTTGGTGTTATATTGCTCTAGTTAATCTTTCTGTTTTGATTAATAAGTTTTCGATGGCTGTATTTTCTGTAAATCACTTTTAAAGCGTAATAAAATTCCGAATATATATAGGTCCTTTTGCTGCAATTCACTTTTTTTAGCTGAATGTTTGCACTTGCTGTTAATTATAAGGTTTCTATCATTTCCTAAacaagttttcaagtgatttctTACCTCGAGAGTTCGTTTGGTATAGTAAGGAAACTATCTGAACTATGGAGACAAGTTCTGTAATACTAAGCCCGAAAAGGCAGAAGCTGGATGGTGGAGAAGAGAtggaaggaaggagaaagaaattaTTTGATTTGCCTGATGAGATTCTTCTAGCAATTATCTCCCTACTTGAAACAAAAGATGCAATCAGAACAAGCATTTTGTCTAAAAGATGGGAATACTTATGGACTTCAATTCCTAAGCTTGAATTTCGTCATCAGCCGTCTACTCCAAGATCTACCATGTGGAATATTGTGGAAAGAGCGCTTCTTCTTCGCGGCCCTGCTGATATAAAAGTGTTCGAACTTAATTTTCCAGTGCTAGGTGATGCATGTCGTGTTAAGGCCTGGATCTCTGCCGCATTAAGGCGCAATGTTCAGGAACTTTATATCTATCTCCATGGCCTCCAGGGACAATTTTCATTGCCTCATTCATTGTTTACTAATACAACACTGACGGTTTGTGAATTAGATATTCCTTTCCCTATCAAGGTTCCTTCTACTGCTTGTTTCTCAAGCCTAAAGAACTTGTCTCTTAGGTCCGTGGTGTTTTCTGATGACTCAGCGCAGCATCTGTTTTCTGGTTGTCCAGTCCTTGAGGAATTATATCTAAAAAATTGCATTTGGTTGAATAACAAGTTTGTGAGTATTTGTTCCCCCAAGCTTTTGACATTGTTTATAAATGAAAGCGATATGATACTTCCTGGAGGTTCAGATGGTTGTCAGATTATGATATACGAAGTTAGTCTCCAAAGCTTTTGTTACAGTGGCGAGCTCCAAAACGAGTATTGCTTTTATGATTCCTCCTCATCAAAAAAAGCGGAGATCCATCTTTCTTATGATTCTAATAAGAACCTGAGACATGCTGGTTACCGGTTGTATAAGCTCCTTAGAGGGCTCACCAGCATGGAGGGGCTAACTTTCTCCTCATATAATGCCTTTCGGGTATGGTTTCTTCTCTTTTATTGATCACACCTGTTAATTTGATACATTAATACGTGTTTACAAATTGCTGCTATTGCATTAGCATTTTGTGGTACAAGTCGCTTGTCTAAAATCCCTTAGTCCTGTTGATAGGTTGTTGTAGACAATGCACCAGAACTTCTTTCCAAGATGCCCATGTTCAATAATCTGACAACCTTTGTATTGGAAGACGCGGCATTTATTGATGACAAAGCACTATTGACGATGCTTCAGTACTTTCCTCATCTTGAAACACTGATATTTGTTGAGGTAACTTCACataatctttaatttttttcctcTTGTATCGTGTCTGCATGTAACGTTGGTATAATGACTGTAGTTTGATGATACAGGGGTTTGGCCTGTCCCCGGAATGGGTAGAAGATGAGGGGGTGTTGGAGCCACTGCCTCCGTGTTTCTTGTCACATCTTAAGGGGATTGAAGTCGCTGAATTTAATGGAGATCAGTATAACGAGCTTAACGCAGTAAGGATTTTGCTAAAGAATGCAAAGGTCTTGAAGAAGCTGGATATATCTTGGTCCGAGTATTTTACAGCGAGGGCAGAGCAGAAAGCGGAGATCACCAAACAGGTATTTGATTTTCCGAGAGCATCAGGAAGCTGTGAAGTTGTGCTTCGTTGAGTTTTTAATATATGTTTTCGACTTAAGCTTCGTGCTTTGACATGCCTTCCTTTTGAACCTGTTGACTTGCAATGATCTGTGTGTAATTTAGCAGGGATTACTGGCTTAAGCTGTTATTTAGCAGGGTAAAAATATTACCAATGGATATTTTATCTGCTTTAGTTGGTGAAAATCTCCTTTTTACATTTGACGTTccagattttaatttatttttaattattttattgaattattttattttttatttttaatatccacATGGGCCCATACTGACATGTAGCGCCCATTCATTGTTCATGTGGAtgtcacgtcatcagttaaaaGAAGTTCTAacagaaaattaataaatatatgaAAGTTTCCTAGAACTATGACTTTAGGTACTAgactgagacgaaaaaaaacttcatataccaaatgttgaaaaccaaaaaatttTAAGATGGTAAATTGAGATTAACCCTTAGTTTTAAATGACTTGGCTCAAAATGATGTCGTTTTGGTcaagttatttaaaaaaaataattgttcttcttcctctttccgTTTGCAATAGCAGAACCTACAACTTAATCTGCAGCCAGGCCATGGCTGCTCCTGCTCCACCACAACCCAGACTTGATAGTCCTCATAGCCACTCATTTGAGCTTTCGGGTGGTCTCAGAGTTGGGACCACCTCAGTCCCTTAATAGATCCGTCCTAGGTGTGTGAGTCAGGACCACCTTGGTCCTTTAATGGATCCGTTTTGGGTGAAACATACGATGGTGGCTAGAGGGAGCTGAAATGTCTTTGTGAGTCTTTTTAATTCTCGATAGTCCGCCGAAAAAATGGACTATTGTGACGAAGCCACcaacaaatttttttactatttatttttaaattctgtAACTTTATACCATAATGTGAATGTTAGATACCATGGACTTTGTTCACACGAGGTTGCAAACGCACCTGCCTTAAAAGTCACGTGCATGAGACGAAAGCAGTGTACCCATCCCACCAAACCTAAAAAGGACCTCGGAGGCTCAGAGTCAGAGCAAAGAAAGGTCCCCTACCACTTCTTTTAGCCACGGCCAAACAACTCGTGCCTGCACAAATACATTTCCGGTCAAATAATGCAGCCTTAATGCAAACAAAACCACTGTCATTAGCAGCCAGCCAAACCTCCAACTAGGCCAACTAATTAGTACTATCATTTATAGCCGTCAATATTAACATTTtagtccaatttttttccatcgtccaaaattaaaatattatgtattGTTTTAAGAAACATTGGAAATCGTATTGTATTGAAAAGAACGATATCAGAATAGATTAGGAGATGTTAGAATAGATTAGGAGCAAGCACGGTTCAGTTTGGATTGGTTTGACAAACAAATCGCGGCAAACCAATTATTACGTAATGGATTTAATTAAAAGATTTGAAcagataattaaaaaaattcgaTCATTTGATACTAAAACCATGTATTACTGAAGCAACATGATGAGATGCAAATTAGGGTTAGGCACGGTCCGgatttttgttgattttacATTCAGATAGTGACAAACTAATTACTCTGTAACAGATTGGTTCGGTTTTAACTAaaatcataattgaaatcaaaccaaaccattGTTGTAGAGTCAATTAAATACATTTTTCATTGGATTTTTTTGGATCGTTCAATATATTAATACGCAATATTGAAAGGAACATTGGGAAATCTGCATCATGTTGTGTATTTTAAGAACAACATGGGATGCAAATGCAAATGCAAATTGCAACGCATGGACAAAGTGCCTTACAGCGAGAGGCCCCAGGTGTCTTTCTTTCTCCATCAGATATTTTGTGCTTCTGCTCAATCATTCTACTCAAAGTGTTGTCGTTTACATGTAGACTTTGGAACGTCGCTTGAGTTTGCGGTCTAGAATTTGCAGCGGCAGCTGGAGTGCTCTGTTTGGTTACATCAATCTTGGGTAGCTTGATAAGTAGGTGAATGAAAAAAATGGGCCAAGTTGTAGACGTAAGCGGAAATTTTTTGGAGAGTTGGCCACCCAAATTGACATTTCATCGAATCTTGGTTGGTTTTGAGGTTATTTTTCAAGTTATATTGCACACGTCGAGAGATGCTAATAACTTTCAAACGAGCAGGCTGACTGATGTTAATAGCGTTTGAGCGAGTATAGTGACAAATGTCAATACATGCCGAGTGAGCCTATCAACAGATGTCCATGACAACGCCTACAAAGACATGAGGCTAGCAGCTACCTTGCCGAGTGCCCATAGAAGCAAATTCGTTGAGCAGTTAGAGGACAACTTTTAAGGACATCTCAGATTTTTAAAAGACGGCACCTACAGCTCTTCCATGAATCCATGAAAGATGGCTGAGCTTGGGAGTCATCTGACCACCTTGTACGCCTCTGGCCACATTAATCAAAGTAGAAGTGCTTATGTTATAAATTtagattcaaaattttcttcttgtaatttaaattaaattaaagaatAATATGGTTTGTTATGATGGCGGTATTTCCAAATAATGACGGGTGAGATTTTTTTTAGGGAATCTGAGAAGAAGGAAGGGAAAGATCGAAGTGGAATTATGTTTCCTTAGCCGACTACCCTGAATCAATGAAGCAAGTTGTTGTTAAGCTTATTCTTTTGGTCAATAAGTTATAATTTAGTTAGAGGCTCAGACTTTGCAGGAAATTTTCTGTTTCAAATtactggaatttttttttattccactAGTATTTACAGAAAATTTAGAAGAAACTTTATAATATCATTGAAAATGACACATCCGAATCCCTATAGCCATCAAACTAGGAGCAAATATGTGGTGGCTATCCTTAAAATGATGATGAGACATCACCAAAACGTTAcagaaattttttttagtatgtCAAAATTCTAACTTGGTACACTAAGTGTCATAGTACAATTGGTTggaaacttttttttcttctaaatttcTAACTAATTATCTTATTACATTTGATGTACTGAGCCtagcacactaaaaaatctctgaTCATAGGGCTCGACAACTGCTCAAGTGAGCCTCTAATTCTTAGAAAAAGAAGGCTAAAAATCTTtctaatatgttaattaaaatGTTTACTAGTAGTGGTTTGTCACCATCAAACACTATGTCAAAATTTCCACtcacctccctccctccctccttccCTCAACTCGTATATAAACCCTCCTGCCCTGCCTCTCACATGCATCCCAAGAAAGACCGTTTCAAAAGCTTTCCTTTCAGTAATCACCAACTTATTACAAATCAATCCcaagaaacttttttttattaaattacgCCCCAAACCCCACCATGCAGATCTCTTCAGTGAAGCTCAGAACTCCGGCTTTCACGTCGCCGGAGTTCTTAAGCCGGAGGTGCCTGATAAAGTCTCACTCTTTATCACTTCCCAACTTCCGCAATGCCCAAAAAACCgctccttcttcctcttcctcttccctcAAACCCCTTCACATAACTTCCGGGGATTGTTTCGCATTGGCGGGCAAAACCGAGAAGGGAAGCGCCGTCTGCAATGCCTACGAGGCGGACCAGTCACGGCCGCTGGAGATCAACATTGAGTTGCCGGACCAGCAGGAGGCGGCCCAGAggctgaaaattggtttatatTTTGCTACCTGGTGGGCACTTAATGTTGTGTTCAATATCTACAATAAGAAGGTTTTGAATGTGTTTCCATATCCATGGCTCACCTCCACGCTCTCCCTCGCAACCGGATCGCTCATGATGCTCGTTTCATGGGCCACCAGGATAGCCGAGGCCCCGAAAACTGAACTAGATTTTTGGAAGACTCTGCTTCCGGTAAGTAAAAGTGCAATGATGTCCGCACACCTATTTTCTCCCCTGCACATTGTGTTTATTCTTTTATTCGTctttggattgaataaattagCGGAGAATAAGGGACAGAAATAAGCCGTAATGTGCATAGGTGTGCGGAAATTATTTTCCCAAGTCGAATTATGCTGCTCtgttttcttaatttgtcttgtttttgttttggttatgtGTGCAGGTTGCGGTGGCACATACAATTGGGCATGTTGCGGCGACTGTGAGCATGGCGAAGGTGGCGGTTTCGTTCACTCACATCATCAAGAGTAGCGAGCCTGCATTCAGTGTATTGGTTTCGAGGTTCTTGTTAGGCGAAACGTTTCCTCTCCCAGTTTACCTCTCGCTCTTTCCGATCATTGGAGGATGCGCGCTCGCTGCTGTTACCGAGCTCAATTTCAACATGATTGGTGAGAAAACTTGTTCAACATTCGCCGCATTTTGATATTACAACGAAAAATCTTGAAGGGAATTGATAAATTGGGGTTTTAGTGCTTTTGGTATGTGCTAAATTGTTATGAGGACTAAAAGTATGCTGAAATGTGCATCAGGGTTCATGGGGGCTATGATATCGAACCTGGCATTCGTGTTCAGGAATATATTTTCGAAGAAAGGGATGAAGGGCAAGTCCGTTAGTGGGATGAACTACTATGCTTGTCTGTCTATGTTGTCTCTACTGATTCTGATTCCATTTGCCA
Encoded proteins:
- the LOC126586324 gene encoding F-box/FBD/LRR-repeat protein At5g56420-like, which produces METSSVILSPKRQKLDGGEEMEGRRKKLFDLPDEILLAIISLLETKDAIRTSILSKRWEYLWTSIPKLEFRHQPSTPRSTMWNIVERALLLRGPADIKVFELNFPVLGDACRVKAWISAALRRNVQELYIYLHGLQGQFSLPHSLFTNTTLTVCELDIPFPIKVPSTACFSSLKNLSLRSVVFSDDSAQHLFSGCPVLEELYLKNCIWLNNKFVSICSPKLLTLFINESDMILPGGSDGCQIMIYEVSLQSFCYSGELQNEYCFYDSSSSKKAEIHLSYDSNKNLRHAGYRLYKLLRGLTSMEGLTFSSYNAFRVVVDNAPELLSKMPMFNNLTTFVLEDAAFIDDKALLTMLQYFPHLETLIFVEGFGLSPEWVEDEGVLEPLPPCFLSHLKGIEVAEFNGDQYNELNAVRILLKNAKVLKKLDISWSEYFTARAEQKAEITKQVFDFPRASGSCEVVLR
- the LOC126587269 gene encoding glucose-6-phosphate/phosphate translocator 2, chloroplastic-like; this encodes MQISSVKLRTPAFTSPEFLSRRCLIKSHSLSLPNFRNAQKTAPSSSSSSLKPLHITSGDCFALAGKTEKGSAVCNAYEADQSRPLEINIELPDQQEAAQRLKIGLYFATWWALNVVFNIYNKKVLNVFPYPWLTSTLSLATGSLMMLVSWATRIAEAPKTELDFWKTLLPVAVAHTIGHVAATVSMAKVAVSFTHIIKSSEPAFSVLVSRFLLGETFPLPVYLSLFPIIGGCALAAVTELNFNMIGFMGAMISNLAFVFRNIFSKKGMKGKSVSGMNYYACLSMLSLLILIPFAIAVEGPKMWAAGWNTALAQIGPNFVWWVVAQSVFYHLYNQVSYMSLDQISPLTFSVGNTMKRISVIVASIIIFHTPIQPINALGAAIAILGTFLYSQGKQ